The following coding sequences lie in one Candidatus Deferrimicrobiaceae bacterium genomic window:
- a CDS encoding GGDEF domain-containing protein: protein MSRDRMKKLSHMAIDVPTTEELELLKVARERTGLVIHARWVILVILAAYGIVPYIFFQDISADLTMITVRHCVFPVIAWSFVATYNAWLHYSYKRIKRIRSLNQIQLLLDLVFVSVVVHFSGGAVSWFWTMYLVLTLEAALIMEKDSDTYAIAMGGMIAYGGLLLVEHYGLIPPVAMPFENNALQHTFAYEIIKWGWVSITNLCVAFTGVFMMGTIRAREERLRDLVVRDNLTSLYNHRYFHYRLNSEIQRAKRYHRPLSLLILDVDDFRRINDRHGHLAGDEVLRGVAESILGSIRRIDGKRGYEVDIGCRYGGEEFAVILPEVTAQQALATAERLRASIEEIRFDIRVDRTREKTHDPKGEPTKVTVSIGVASYPEYAGDPAELMRAADEAMYAAKRMGKNRVVMAGDLFSLPLPAQTTS, encoded by the coding sequence CCCACATGGCCATCGACGTCCCCACCACCGAAGAACTGGAGCTGCTCAAGGTGGCCCGGGAGCGCACCGGCCTGGTGATCCATGCCCGATGGGTCATTCTCGTGATTCTCGCGGCGTACGGGATCGTTCCCTATATCTTCTTCCAGGACATCTCCGCCGACCTCACCATGATCACCGTCAGGCACTGCGTCTTTCCCGTCATCGCGTGGTCCTTCGTGGCCACCTACAACGCCTGGCTGCACTATTCCTACAAGAGGATCAAGAGGATCCGGTCGCTCAACCAGATCCAGCTGCTTCTCGACCTGGTCTTCGTTTCCGTCGTGGTCCATTTCAGCGGGGGGGCCGTGTCGTGGTTCTGGACGATGTACCTGGTCCTGACCCTCGAGGCCGCCCTGATCATGGAGAAGGACTCGGACACCTATGCCATCGCCATGGGGGGGATGATCGCGTACGGCGGACTTCTCCTGGTCGAGCACTACGGGTTGATCCCGCCCGTGGCGATGCCTTTCGAGAACAACGCGCTGCAGCATACCTTCGCCTACGAGATCATCAAGTGGGGATGGGTATCGATCACCAACCTGTGCGTCGCCTTCACCGGGGTTTTCATGATGGGGACGATCCGTGCCCGGGAGGAGCGCCTCCGGGATCTTGTGGTCAGGGACAATCTCACCAGCCTCTACAACCACCGGTACTTCCATTACCGGCTGAACTCGGAGATCCAGCGCGCGAAACGGTATCATCGCCCTCTCTCCCTGCTCATCCTCGACGTGGACGACTTCCGGAGGATCAACGACCGGCACGGCCATCTCGCGGGAGACGAAGTGCTGCGGGGGGTCGCCGAATCGATCCTCGGCAGCATACGCCGAATCGACGGGAAGCGTGGCTACGAAGTCGACATCGGCTGCCGGTACGGAGGGGAGGAATTCGCCGTCATCCTCCCCGAGGTGACGGCCCAGCAGGCACTCGCCACGGCGGAACGCCTGCGGGCCTCCATCGAGGAAATCCGCTTCGACATCCGGGTGGACCGGACCCGCGAGAAGACGCACGATCCCAAGGGGGAGCCGACGAAAGTGACGGTCAGTATCGGCGTCGCCTCCTACCCCGAATATGCCGGCGACCCGGCGGAACTGATGCGTGCGGCCGACGAGGCGATGTACGCGGCAAAGCGCATGGGGAAGAACCGGGTTGTCATGG